A single uncultured Acetobacterium sp. DNA region contains:
- the ybaK gene encoding Cys-tRNA(Pro) deacylase: MAKQKEVKTNAMRILDKLQINYTHQSYECDEFVDGLQTADLLNLPYERVYKTLVTEGKSKNHFVFVIPIDKELDMKKAAKAVGEKAVAMIHLKDLTAITGYVRGGCTAIGMKKQFTTVINDTARALDKIYISGGKIGLQLELRPDDFCTAALAVYEDVISF, from the coding sequence ATGGCTAAACAAAAAGAAGTGAAAACCAATGCGATGCGCATTTTGGATAAATTGCAGATTAACTATACCCATCAAAGCTATGAATGCGATGAATTTGTGGATGGCCTGCAGACGGCGGATCTGCTAAATCTGCCCTATGAACGGGTCTATAAGACCCTGGTTACCGAAGGAAAAAGCAAGAATCATTTCGTCTTTGTGATCCCCATCGACAAGGAACTGGATATGAAGAAAGCCGCCAAAGCGGTGGGCGAAAAAGCAGTGGCGATGATTCATTTAAAAGATCTGACGGCCATTACCGGCTATGTCCGGGGCGGCTGTACCGCCATTGGCATGAAAAAGCAATTTACCACTGTCATCAACGATACCGCCAGAGCGCTGGATAAGATCTACATCAGCGGTGGCAAAATCGGGCTACAGCTGGAATTGCGCCCGGATGATTTCTGCACCGCCGCTCTAGCTGTTTATGAGGACGTGATCAGTTTCTGA
- a CDS encoding PspA/IM30 family protein, which produces MAILERFSDIIRANINDLLDKMEDPAIMIDQYLIDLLEDLAEVKRSTAEVMGEETRTKRSVDSNQAEMEKYAELAKKALMAGNEGDARTFLAKKQELENLGTELMDVYAAAHENAIKMRQMHDKLAADIQTLQARRTMIKSKVSIAKTQEILNEASSSANQTEDAMDAFTRMEAKADRMLDEANAMAELNTEPIDPAVALEEKYGEAGAASVDEELNRLKKELGLA; this is translated from the coding sequence ATGGCAATTTTAGAACGATTCAGTGATATTATCCGGGCTAACATCAACGACTTGTTGGATAAGATGGAAGATCCGGCGATCATGATTGATCAGTATTTAATCGATCTACTGGAGGATCTGGCCGAGGTGAAGCGCAGCACCGCTGAAGTCATGGGCGAAGAAACTCGCACCAAACGGTCGGTGGACAGCAACCAGGCGGAGATGGAGAAATATGCCGAGCTGGCCAAAAAAGCTCTGATGGCCGGGAATGAAGGGGATGCCCGAACCTTTCTGGCTAAAAAGCAGGAGCTGGAAAATCTGGGAACCGAGCTGATGGATGTCTATGCCGCTGCCCATGAAAATGCCATAAAAATGCGACAGATGCATGATAAGCTGGCAGCAGACATTCAAACCCTGCAGGCCCGCCGCACGATGATCAAGTCCAAGGTTTCGATTGCCAAAACTCAGGAAATCCTCAATGAAGCCAGCAGCTCCGCCAATCAAACCGAGGATGCCATGGACGCCTTCACCCGAATGGAAGCAAAGGCTGACCGAATGCTCGACGAAGCCAACGCCATGGCCGAATTGAACACCGAGCCGATTGACCCGGCCGTCGCCCTGGAAGAAAAGTATGGCGAAGCCGGCGCCGCTTCGGTGGATGAAGAATTGAATCGGCTTAAAAAAGAGTTGGGTTTAGCGTGA